One genomic window of Polaromonas sp. SP1 includes the following:
- the rfbC gene encoding dTDP-4-dehydrorhamnose 3,5-epimerase — translation MKVTPTSIADVLIIEPRVFGDERGFFLESFNQREFNAATGTDFTFVQDNHSRSAKNVLRGLHDQVGQPQGKLVRVVRGAVFDVAVDIRPSSPTFGRWFGLELSEENRRQLWVPPGLAHGFLVLSDSAEFLYKTTDYYAPEKERCIVWNDPTLGIDWPLDGGQPVLSAKDVVGESFQEALSLS, via the coding sequence ATGAAGGTCACTCCCACTTCTATCGCTGATGTGCTGATCATCGAGCCCCGGGTTTTCGGCGATGAACGGGGGTTTTTCCTTGAGAGCTTCAATCAGCGCGAGTTCAATGCCGCTACAGGAACCGACTTCACCTTTGTCCAGGACAACCACAGCCGTTCAGCAAAAAATGTCCTGCGTGGCCTGCACGACCAAGTTGGGCAGCCGCAAGGCAAACTCGTTCGGGTCGTGCGGGGCGCGGTTTTTGATGTGGCGGTTGATATCCGCCCGTCGTCACCCACTTTTGGGCGCTGGTTCGGCCTGGAGCTCAGTGAGGAGAATCGCCGGCAGCTTTGGGTGCCTCCGGGCCTTGCACACGGTTTTCTGGTGCTGAGCGACAGCGCAGAATTTCTATACAAGACCACTGACTACTACGCGCCTGAAAAGGAGCGCTGTATCGTATGGAATGATCCCACGCTTGGGATCGACTGGCCTCTGGACGGCGGCCAACCTGTTCTTTCTGCCAAAGACGTTGTGGGAGAGAGCTTTCAGGAAGCTCTTTCCCTGTCTTAA
- a CDS encoding GDP-L-fucose synthase, producing the protein MRTDAKIYVAGHRGMVGSAIVRQLLAAGHPAELLLTRTHAELDLTNQAAVRHFFETEKPSQVYLAAAKVGGIHANNTYPAEFIYENLMVEANVIDSAFRSGVRKLLFLGSSCIYPRLAAQPMREDSLLTGTLEPTNEPYAIAKIAGIKLCESYNRQYGDSHGLDYRSVMPTNLYGPGDNYHPENSHVIPALIRRLHEAKVESAPQVVIWGSGTPKREFLYVDDMAAASVHVMNLDKASYDRHVSPMQSHINVGVGSDITIRELAESVARAVGYSGGFSFDISKPDGAPRKLMDSARLNALGWRAEVSLTQGLAAAYQDFLASQPSARPPVQPPSQAAQR; encoded by the coding sequence ATGAGGACCGACGCAAAGATCTATGTCGCCGGCCATCGCGGCATGGTCGGCTCGGCCATTGTCCGCCAACTGCTGGCGGCAGGCCACCCGGCTGAGCTGCTGCTGACCCGCACCCACGCGGAGCTTGACCTCACGAATCAAGCCGCAGTGCGCCATTTCTTCGAAACCGAAAAGCCCTCGCAGGTGTATCTCGCGGCGGCCAAAGTCGGCGGCATCCATGCCAACAATACCTATCCCGCCGAGTTCATCTACGAAAACCTGATGGTCGAGGCCAACGTCATCGACAGCGCTTTCCGCAGCGGCGTGCGCAAGCTGCTGTTCCTGGGATCCAGCTGCATCTACCCGCGTCTTGCCGCGCAGCCCATGCGCGAAGATTCCTTGTTGACGGGTACGCTGGAGCCAACCAACGAACCCTACGCGATTGCCAAGATCGCCGGCATCAAGCTTTGCGAAAGCTATAACCGCCAATACGGCGACAGCCACGGCCTGGACTACCGCAGCGTGATGCCGACCAATCTGTACGGTCCCGGCGACAACTACCACCCCGAGAACTCCCATGTCATCCCGGCGCTCATCCGCCGCCTTCATGAGGCCAAGGTAGAAAGCGCGCCGCAGGTGGTTATCTGGGGCAGCGGAACGCCGAAGCGGGAGTTCCTGTATGTCGATGACATGGCCGCCGCGAGCGTCCATGTGATGAACCTGGACAAGGCGAGCTACGACAGGCACGTGTCGCCCATGCAAAGCCATATCAACGTCGGCGTCGGCAGCGACATCACCATACGTGAACTTGCCGAATCCGTCGCCCGCGCGGTCGGGTATTCCGGTGGGTTCAGCTTCGATATCAGCAAGCCCGACGGTGCGCCGCGCAAGCTGATGGACAGCGCCAGGCTGAATGCACTGGGCTGGCGCGCCGAGGTCAGCCTTACGCAGGGATTGGCGGCCGCGTACCAGGATTTCCTGGCCTCGCAGCCCAGCGCACGACCGCCCGTACAACCGCCCTCCCAAGCGGCCCAAAGATAA
- a CDS encoding MarR family EPS-associated transcriptional regulator, whose product MSTEESHLQVLRLLQTNPRVNQRGLADALGISLGKTNYCLKALMSKGLIKVQNFRSSDNKLAYAYLLTPSGVAEKSKLTAEFLKRKLAEYESLQAEIEQLKTEVGNE is encoded by the coding sequence ATGTCCACTGAAGAGTCTCATTTGCAGGTACTGCGTTTGCTGCAGACAAATCCGCGGGTAAATCAACGCGGCTTGGCAGATGCCTTGGGTATCAGCCTTGGCAAGACCAATTACTGCCTCAAGGCGCTAATGAGCAAAGGGCTGATCAAGGTTCAGAACTTTCGCAGCAGCGACAACAAGCTTGCTTACGCCTACCTGCTAACGCCGTCGGGGGTGGCAGAGAAGTCGAAGCTGACAGCTGAGTTTTTAAAGCGAAAGCTGGCGGAGTATGAGTCGTTGCAAGCCGAAATCGAGCAATTGAAAACCGAGGTCGGCAACGAATGA
- a CDS encoding mannose-1-phosphate guanylyltransferase/mannose-6-phosphate isomerase encodes MSLPTIQARPVVLCGGSGTRLWPLSRTGFPKQFLCLTGEESLFQLATKRLMSVGDAQIKVAPLYIVTNEEHRFLAQEQLREAGIELGCSLLEPVGRNTAPALTLAALAAMENGDDPVLFVTPADQTVADQPAFAIAMQAAIREAAAGAVVILGITPDGPETGYGYIKAVSTAGEPAPGFTVERFVEKPDAAMAQAYLDEGGYYWNAGMFVLKASVWMVALECFRPDIAEASRAAWAKRSIDQKFVRPGKQEFTAVPAESVDYAVMERCRGSDFPLKMVPLDAGWSDLGAWDSVWEILSKDDKGNACFGDVLTVDSRNTLVHATSRLVGLVGVDNLIVIETPDAVLVADQSRSQDVKHIVNQLTAGGREELAMHRKVHRPWGWYDSIDEGPRFKVKRIQVKPKASLSLQKHHHRAEHWVVVKGTAEITCGDKTIMLTENQSTYIPLGEVHRLTNPGTIPLEIIEVQSGSYLGEDDIVRFEDRYGRSDR; translated from the coding sequence ATGAGCTTACCTACGATTCAAGCAAGGCCGGTAGTTCTATGCGGTGGGTCTGGAACGAGACTCTGGCCGCTTTCGCGAACGGGGTTTCCCAAGCAGTTTCTTTGTCTTACGGGTGAAGAAAGCCTGTTTCAACTGGCCACGAAGCGGTTGATGAGCGTGGGTGATGCGCAAATTAAAGTTGCGCCTCTGTACATAGTTACCAATGAGGAGCACCGGTTTTTGGCGCAGGAACAATTGCGCGAAGCGGGCATTGAATTGGGGTGCTCGCTTCTTGAGCCCGTGGGACGTAATACTGCGCCAGCCCTGACTTTGGCAGCCCTTGCCGCGATGGAAAATGGAGATGATCCTGTTCTGTTCGTGACCCCGGCTGATCAGACCGTTGCTGATCAGCCGGCTTTCGCTATCGCCATGCAAGCGGCAATTCGCGAGGCTGCTGCGGGTGCCGTCGTCATCCTTGGCATTACGCCGGATGGGCCGGAAACCGGCTACGGCTACATCAAGGCGGTATCAACTGCCGGCGAGCCAGCGCCGGGTTTTACCGTGGAGCGTTTTGTTGAAAAGCCCGACGCCGCAATGGCACAGGCTTACCTCGACGAGGGTGGGTATTACTGGAATGCCGGCATGTTCGTGCTCAAAGCTTCCGTGTGGATGGTGGCTCTGGAATGCTTCCGGCCGGATATTGCCGAAGCCAGCCGCGCCGCATGGGCAAAGCGCAGCATCGACCAGAAATTTGTTCGACCCGGAAAGCAGGAGTTCACTGCCGTTCCTGCCGAATCCGTCGATTACGCCGTGATGGAACGCTGCCGCGGTAGCGATTTCCCGCTCAAAATGGTCCCTCTTGATGCCGGTTGGAGTGACTTGGGCGCCTGGGATTCTGTCTGGGAAATTCTGTCCAAGGACGATAAGGGCAATGCCTGCTTTGGGGATGTTCTGACCGTTGACAGTCGCAATACCTTGGTTCATGCCACCAGCCGTCTCGTCGGTCTTGTTGGCGTCGACAATCTTATAGTCATCGAAACCCCGGATGCCGTCCTCGTCGCCGACCAATCCCGCAGCCAGGACGTCAAACACATCGTCAACCAGCTTACTGCCGGCGGGCGGGAAGAGCTGGCGATGCACCGCAAAGTGCATCGCCCTTGGGGCTGGTACGACAGCATCGACGAGGGGCCGCGCTTCAAGGTCAAGCGTATCCAGGTCAAACCCAAGGCAAGTCTAAGCCTCCAAAAGCATCATCACCGGGCAGAGCATTGGGTGGTGGTCAAGGGCACGGCAGAGATCACCTGCGGCGACAAGACGATCATGCTGACCGAAAACCAGTCAACGTATATCCCTTTGGGCGAGGTCCATCGCCTCACCAACCCCGGCACGATCCCATTGGAGATCATTGAAGTGCAGTCGGGCAGCTATCTGGGTGAAGACGATATCGTCCGTTTTGAAGATCGGTACGGACGGAGTGACCGATGA
- the gmd gene encoding GDP-mannose 4,6-dehydratase produces MSSKQKVAFITGVTGQDGSYLAELLLQKGYIVHGLKRRTSLFNTDRIDHLYRDRHERDVQFFLHHGDMTDSSSLIRIIQQIQPDEIYNLAAQSHVAVSFEEPEYTANSDALGVLRLLEAIRILGLEKKTRFYQASTSELYGLVQEIPQKETTPFYPRSPYAVAKLYGYWMVVNYREAYGIYACNGILFNHESPVRGETFVTRKITRALARIKLNLQDCLYLGNLDARRDWGHARDYVEMQWLMMQQEKPEDFVIATGVQFSVRDFVDAAAAELDMRIRWEGAGVDEKGYDGNGKCIVSVDPRYFRPTEVETLLGDPTKAREKLGWTPKITFAELVAEMVREDLKAAERDELIKHHGFKTMDYHE; encoded by the coding sequence ATGTCCTCAAAGCAAAAGGTCGCATTCATCACCGGTGTGACCGGTCAAGACGGCTCGTATCTCGCCGAGTTGCTGCTGCAAAAAGGGTATATCGTGCACGGCCTCAAACGCCGCACGAGCCTGTTCAATACGGACCGCATCGATCACCTCTACCGGGATCGCCACGAACGCGACGTGCAGTTCTTTCTCCATCACGGCGACATGACCGATTCGTCCTCGCTGATCCGCATCATCCAGCAGATCCAGCCGGACGAGATCTACAACCTGGCGGCCCAAAGCCACGTGGCGGTCAGTTTCGAGGAGCCCGAGTACACGGCCAATTCGGATGCATTGGGCGTGCTGCGCCTGCTGGAGGCGATCCGCATTCTTGGCCTGGAGAAGAAGACCCGTTTTTACCAGGCGTCCACCAGCGAGCTGTATGGCCTGGTGCAGGAAATTCCGCAAAAGGAAACGACACCCTTTTATCCACGCAGCCCCTATGCGGTAGCCAAGCTGTACGGCTACTGGATGGTGGTCAATTACCGCGAGGCGTACGGGATCTACGCATGCAACGGCATCCTTTTTAACCACGAAAGCCCGGTGCGCGGCGAAACCTTTGTGACGCGCAAGATCACGCGCGCGCTGGCCCGCATCAAGCTCAACCTGCAGGACTGCCTTTACCTCGGCAACCTCGACGCCAGGCGCGACTGGGGCCATGCACGCGACTACGTTGAAATGCAGTGGCTGATGATGCAGCAGGAAAAACCCGAGGATTTTGTGATCGCCACCGGCGTGCAATTTTCGGTCAGGGATTTTGTCGATGCCGCAGCCGCGGAATTGGACATGCGCATCCGCTGGGAAGGAGCCGGCGTCGATGAGAAGGGCTATGACGGCAACGGCAAGTGCATCGTCAGCGTGGACCCGCGTTACTTCCGCCCGACCGAAGTCGAGACTCTGCTGGGCGACCCGACCAAGGCTCGGGAAAAGCTGGGCTGGACGCCCAAGATTACGTTCGCGGAACTCGTCGCAGAAATGGTGCGCGAAGACCTCAAGGCTGCCGAGCGCGATGAGCTGATCAAGCACCATGGTTTCAAGACCATGGATTACCACGAGTGA
- the pseC gene encoding UDP-4-amino-4,6-dideoxy-N-acetyl-beta-L-altrosamine transaminase: MIPYGRQDISEADISAVLEVLKSDFLTQGPMVPLFEQTVSTQVGAKYAIAVNNATAALHIACLALELGEGDWLWTSPITFVASANCGLYCGAKVDFVDIDPATYNMSVEKLAEKLAHAQQEGRLPKVVVPVHFSGQSCDMAGIHKLSQQYGFKVIEDASHAIGASYQGEPVGNCRYSDITVFSFHPVKIITTGEGGMALTNDPALASLMQRFRSHGITSESKKMQLRPDDEIWNYQQICLGYNYRMTDIQAALGVSQMKRLQELVQMRHRIAERYDNELAGLPIQLPWQHPDSYSSYHLYTIQVDQDASGSTQRRIYDALQAAGINVNLHYIPVYRQPYYEAMGFRAGYCPASERYHKQTLSIPMYPTLTGIEQGKVIQVLAEAFA, translated from the coding sequence ATGATTCCCTACGGCCGACAAGATATTTCCGAAGCTGATATTTCCGCTGTGCTGGAGGTCCTTAAATCGGACTTCCTGACGCAAGGACCCATGGTTCCGTTATTTGAGCAGACCGTATCCACCCAGGTGGGTGCAAAATACGCCATCGCGGTCAATAACGCCACCGCTGCGCTGCACATCGCGTGCCTGGCGCTCGAATTGGGCGAAGGCGACTGGTTGTGGACCTCGCCGATTACCTTTGTCGCCAGTGCCAATTGCGGGCTTTACTGCGGGGCCAAGGTCGACTTTGTCGACATTGACCCTGCCACCTACAACATGAGCGTGGAAAAGCTGGCTGAAAAGCTGGCACATGCGCAGCAGGAAGGCCGACTTCCCAAGGTGGTGGTTCCGGTGCACTTCAGCGGCCAATCCTGCGACATGGCGGGCATTCACAAGCTCAGCCAGCAATATGGGTTCAAGGTCATTGAAGACGCATCGCATGCCATCGGCGCCAGCTACCAGGGCGAACCGGTCGGGAACTGCCGCTATAGCGACATCACGGTGTTCAGTTTTCATCCTGTGAAGATCATCACGACCGGTGAGGGTGGCATGGCGCTGACCAATGATCCCGCTCTCGCGAGTCTGATGCAGCGGTTTCGTAGTCATGGCATCACCAGCGAATCCAAAAAAATGCAGCTACGGCCGGACGATGAGATCTGGAACTACCAGCAAATCTGCCTTGGGTACAACTATCGGATGACCGACATCCAGGCCGCTCTGGGCGTGAGCCAGATGAAGCGGTTGCAGGAACTTGTCCAAATGCGCCACCGCATCGCCGAACGCTATGACAACGAGTTGGCCGGCTTGCCCATACAGTTGCCGTGGCAGCATCCGGACAGCTACTCCAGCTATCACCTCTATACGATTCAAGTCGATCAGGACGCAAGTGGCTCCACGCAGCGACGGATTTACGACGCGCTGCAGGCCGCCGGAATCAATGTCAACCTGCATTACATCCCGGTCTATCGGCAGCCATACTACGAGGCCATGGGCTTTCGTGCGGGCTATTGTCCGGCGTCTGAGCGTTATCACAAGCAGACCTTGAGCATCCCGATGTACCCGACGCTGACCGGCATCGAGCAAGGTAAGGTTATTCAGGTCCTGGCCGAGGCATTCGCATGA
- a CDS encoding ABC transporter ATP-binding protein — MTVQRHQSLFELLRRLWPHISPRRRVQLSVLFALMILASLAEVISIGAVLPFLGVLTNPEPIFRQPYMQGVIQWLGLTEARQLLLPLTVVFAVSAIVSGVMRFILLWAQTRLSHSIGADFSISIYRRTLYQPYAVHLARNSSEVIAGISAKANGLVNGIILPVLAIVSSLLMLLTIVAALIVIEPLIPFVVLVVFGTIYVLILLATKKRLVENSICISREQNQVIKAVQEGLSGIRDVLIDGAQAAYCKTYLNADQPLRRAMANVQITNGSPRFGIEALGMVVIAVLAYVLANRPEGITTAIPVIGAMVLGAQRLLPVMQLVYSSLAHIHAGRAPLRDTLELLDQPLPAYASEPRPAPIAFRYGIDLKCLRFRYTPEGPLVLNGLNLTIPKGARIGFIGKTGSGKSTLLDIVMGLLPPTDGTMQVDGVAITPQNHRAWQANIAHVPQAIFLSDSTIAENIAFGVPANQIDRTRLRAAAEQAQIAQTIATWDKQYETMVGERGVRLSGGQRQRIGIARALYKQANVIVFDEATSALDNETEQAVMQAIDSLGGELTILIVAHRLTTLKNCSQIVELDAGAVKRVGSYADIIGHPSQGISP, encoded by the coding sequence GTGACCGTGCAGCGCCATCAGTCCCTGTTTGAACTTCTTCGCCGGCTGTGGCCTCACATCAGCCCCCGGCGCCGCGTGCAACTGAGCGTCCTGTTTGCCCTGATGATCCTCGCGTCCCTGGCCGAGGTGATCAGCATCGGTGCAGTGTTGCCGTTCCTGGGCGTGTTGACCAATCCGGAGCCGATTTTCAGGCAGCCTTATATGCAAGGCGTGATCCAGTGGCTCGGATTGACCGAAGCGAGGCAACTGTTGTTGCCGTTGACCGTGGTTTTCGCTGTGTCGGCGATTGTCTCGGGTGTGATGCGCTTTATTCTCCTGTGGGCGCAGACGCGGCTGAGCCATTCCATAGGTGCGGATTTCAGCATCAGCATCTACCGCCGCACGCTCTATCAGCCCTATGCGGTGCATCTGGCGCGCAATAGCAGCGAGGTCATTGCGGGCATTTCAGCCAAGGCGAACGGGTTGGTGAACGGCATCATTCTGCCCGTCCTCGCCATCGTCAGCTCCCTGCTGATGCTGTTGACCATCGTCGCGGCCCTGATCGTGATCGAGCCGCTGATCCCCTTTGTCGTGCTGGTGGTCTTCGGCACGATTTATGTGTTGATCCTCCTGGCTACCAAGAAGCGGCTTGTGGAAAACAGCATATGCATCAGCCGGGAGCAAAACCAGGTCATCAAGGCGGTACAAGAAGGTCTCAGCGGGATTCGCGACGTGTTGATCGATGGCGCGCAGGCGGCCTACTGCAAGACCTATCTGAATGCAGACCAACCACTTCGGCGGGCCATGGCCAACGTCCAGATCACCAATGGTAGCCCGCGCTTCGGCATTGAGGCCCTCGGGATGGTCGTTATCGCCGTGCTGGCTTATGTGCTGGCCAACCGGCCGGAAGGCATCACTACCGCGATCCCCGTGATCGGCGCCATGGTGCTAGGCGCGCAGCGCTTGTTACCCGTGATGCAACTGGTCTACTCGAGCCTGGCGCACATCCATGCCGGCCGCGCCCCCTTGCGGGACACGCTGGAACTGCTAGACCAGCCCTTACCCGCCTATGCCAGCGAACCCCGGCCAGCGCCGATTGCGTTCCGCTACGGCATCGATCTGAAGTGCCTGCGCTTTCGCTATACCCCGGAAGGTCCGCTGGTGTTGAATGGCTTGAACCTGACGATACCCAAGGGCGCTCGCATTGGGTTCATCGGCAAGACGGGCAGTGGAAAGAGTACGCTGCTGGACATCGTGATGGGCTTGTTGCCGCCTACCGACGGGACCATGCAGGTTGATGGCGTAGCGATCACCCCCCAAAACCATCGTGCCTGGCAGGCGAATATTGCGCATGTGCCGCAGGCGATTTTTCTGTCCGACAGTACGATCGCCGAAAATATCGCTTTCGGCGTGCCCGCGAACCAGATCGATCGGACTCGTCTGCGCGCGGCCGCCGAGCAGGCGCAAATTGCTCAGACCATAGCCACCTGGGACAAGCAGTACGAAACCATGGTCGGCGAGCGCGGCGTACGTCTTTCCGGCGGACAGCGCCAGCGAATCGGCATCGCCCGGGCGCTGTACAAGCAAGCCAATGTCATCGTGTTCGACGAGGCCACGAGCGCACTGGACAACGAGACCGAACAGGCCGTCATGCAGGCGATTGATAGCCTCGGCGGTGAATTGACCATCCTTATCGTGGCCCATCGTTTGACGACTTTGAAGAATTGTTCGCAAATCGTCGAATTGGACGCTGGCGCTGTAAAACGGGTGGGCTCCTATGCCGACATCATCGGCCACCCTTCACAAGGCATTTCCCCATGA
- a CDS encoding nucleoside-diphosphate sugar epimerase/dehydratase yields MIKKNLLSQSRRVKQLMVLFADAVMGIAAVWVAYSLRLDTLHWPYSAHQWWPYVLAPILAAPIFWRNGLYRAVFRHSGMAAMRALVIAVTLYAVLFFGLLVFMSWPDVPRSLGLLQPLILILLVGGSRAAARQWLSSLSARQRRDTPVSRLLIYGAGSAGVQIANAIATSHEFKLLGFVDDSPALQGLTINNVPVYAPANLPGLVEKDGITDMLLALPSITRVRRNEILNELQPLPVHVRSLPGLTDLAHGRVALADIKDLDVEDLLGRDPVPPDRALLARNLMGKVVLVTGAAGSIGSELCRQILQERPARLILVEHSEFGLYSIHQELEQLCRRIAEHCGATVELAPLLANVRDYGRMLEICRAYQPHTIYHAAAYKHVPLVEHNPAEGIANNVLGTFNTARAAIETGVSHFVLVSTDKAVRPTNVMGASKRLAEMVLQALSAMPALSFGHGSATDNLTRFAMVRFGNVLGSSGSVVPLFRRQIETGGPITLTHADVTRYFMTIPEAAQLVLQAGAMAEGGEVYVLDMGEPVRIIDLARRMVKLSGFTVRDENRPDGDIAIEVTGLRPGEKLYEELLIGDNPVGTPHPRILKAREDFVPWEAFRDDLELLQGAVLANDTATLRTLLLKHVSGFTPDAQDSDLVGMAGA; encoded by the coding sequence ATGATCAAGAAGAACCTGTTGAGCCAGTCGCGGCGCGTCAAACAACTGATGGTGCTGTTCGCCGACGCCGTAATGGGCATCGCGGCTGTTTGGGTGGCCTACTCGTTACGCCTCGACACCCTGCATTGGCCGTATAGCGCTCACCAATGGTGGCCTTATGTGCTGGCGCCGATATTGGCGGCACCCATCTTCTGGCGCAACGGTCTTTATCGGGCGGTTTTCCGGCACAGCGGCATGGCGGCCATGCGGGCGCTGGTGATTGCCGTGACGCTATATGCCGTTTTGTTTTTCGGCTTGTTGGTGTTCATGTCATGGCCCGATGTGCCACGCTCGCTTGGCCTGCTGCAACCATTGATACTCATACTGCTTGTAGGAGGAAGCCGGGCTGCTGCGCGCCAGTGGCTGAGCAGCTTATCCGCGAGGCAACGTAGGGACACACCGGTCAGTCGCCTGTTGATCTATGGCGCGGGATCCGCCGGCGTTCAAATCGCCAACGCCATAGCGACCTCTCACGAGTTCAAACTGCTTGGGTTTGTCGACGACAGCCCGGCCCTGCAAGGTTTGACCATCAACAATGTGCCTGTTTACGCACCGGCCAACCTACCGGGCCTGGTTGAAAAAGACGGCATCACCGACATGCTGCTGGCGCTGCCATCCATCACCCGGGTTCGCCGCAATGAAATCCTGAACGAACTCCAGCCACTGCCAGTCCACGTGCGCTCCCTGCCCGGCCTTACTGATCTTGCCCATGGCCGCGTAGCCCTGGCCGACATCAAGGATCTGGATGTGGAAGATTTGCTGGGCCGCGATCCCGTACCGCCCGACCGCGCATTGCTGGCCCGCAACCTGATGGGAAAAGTGGTGCTCGTCACCGGCGCCGCGGGAAGCATAGGCAGTGAGCTTTGCCGTCAGATACTGCAAGAACGGCCGGCGCGCCTGATTCTCGTCGAGCACAGCGAGTTCGGCCTCTATAGCATCCACCAGGAACTTGAGCAACTCTGCCGGCGCATTGCCGAGCACTGCGGCGCCACTGTGGAACTCGCACCGTTGTTGGCCAACGTCCGCGACTACGGTCGCATGCTGGAGATTTGCCGGGCCTACCAGCCACACACGATTTACCACGCAGCCGCCTACAAACACGTTCCACTCGTCGAGCACAACCCCGCCGAAGGAATCGCAAACAACGTGCTGGGCACGTTCAACACGGCACGCGCCGCAATAGAGACTGGTGTCAGCCATTTCGTGCTCGTGTCCACTGATAAAGCCGTGCGGCCCACCAACGTTATGGGTGCCAGCAAACGGCTTGCCGAAATGGTTTTGCAGGCGCTCTCAGCCATGCCAGCTCTCAGTTTCGGGCACGGCAGCGCTACAGACAACCTCACACGGTTTGCCATGGTGCGGTTCGGAAACGTTCTAGGCAGCAGCGGCAGCGTGGTGCCTTTGTTTCGGCGCCAAATCGAAACTGGTGGCCCGATCACCCTGACACACGCCGATGTGACGCGGTATTTCATGACCATTCCCGAGGCCGCACAGCTAGTGCTTCAGGCAGGCGCCATGGCTGAAGGCGGCGAAGTGTATGTGCTGGACATGGGCGAACCGGTACGAATCATCGACCTGGCTCGCCGCATGGTGAAACTATCGGGTTTCACAGTGCGAGACGAAAACCGCCCTGACGGGGATATCGCCATCGAGGTGACGGGCCTGCGCCCCGGGGAAAAACTCTATGAAGAGCTGCTCATCGGCGACAACCCCGTCGGAACGCCTCATCCCCGAATCCTGAAAGCGCGCGAGGATTTTGTCCCGTGGGAGGCGTTTCGGGACGATCTGGAACTGCTGCAAGGTGCTGTTCTGGCCAACGACACCGCCACACTGCGGACATTGCTGCTCAAACACGTCAGTGGATTTACCCCTGACGCCCAGGACAGCGACCTCGTCGGGATGGCGGGCGCTTAA
- a CDS encoding sugar transferase, whose protein sequence is MKRLFDLALAVLLSGALALPILIVAILVRLTSPGPALYWSDRVGRQNRIFRMPKFRSMRTGTPAVATHLLANPQAHLTSIGPFLRKSSLDELPQLWSILVGDMSFVGPRPALFNQADLIALRTAQGVHELVPGLTGWAQINGRDELPIPEKVALDAEYLRRQSLWFDIRIMWMTAVKVLRRDGVSH, encoded by the coding sequence TTGAAGCGGCTATTCGATCTGGCTCTTGCCGTCCTACTGTCAGGCGCCCTTGCCCTTCCTATTCTGATCGTTGCCATCCTGGTCCGGCTCACTTCACCAGGCCCGGCGCTGTACTGGTCTGATCGCGTTGGCCGTCAGAACCGCATATTCAGGATGCCAAAATTCCGGAGTATGCGCACGGGCACCCCAGCTGTTGCCACGCATCTGCTGGCGAACCCGCAGGCGCACCTCACTTCAATCGGCCCGTTTCTGCGTAAAAGCAGCCTCGACGAACTCCCGCAGCTTTGGAGCATCCTCGTGGGGGACATGAGCTTTGTGGGGCCGCGACCGGCACTGTTCAACCAGGCTGACCTGATTGCGCTACGTACGGCGCAGGGGGTGCACGAACTTGTCCCGGGACTCACGGGATGGGCGCAGATCAATGGCCGCGATGAGTTGCCGATTCCTGAAAAAGTGGCGCTGGATGCAGAGTATCTGCGTCGGCAGTCGCTCTGGTTCGATATCCGGATTATGTGGATGACCGCAGTCAAAGTGCTTCGCCGTGACGGCGTTTCTCACTAA